A single Mustelus asterias chromosome 4, sMusAst1.hap1.1, whole genome shotgun sequence DNA region contains:
- the LOC144492296 gene encoding mixed lineage kinase domain-like protein has protein sequence MEYIPKIISLAADIDTHLRKVKMNNSQCQRLHSRIEMLMVVVKMMQDLEEQDVSKVLKELKITLQNAEDLVKSFTSWRSIKKLVRASNALEKFQYINDRLNDSAQQLMLVLTVSFSRTFKEENRKLEDKRDQEEDEKSLNQVKAANQDLHDECDNSANPLIQKRLEEVAADIREIKTIMVSNKKAASSSQQYRIREINMTELQKDSNPFLITDTSKYYKGVFLKQSVAIKRFISESANINNVQKVFMREAETMNQFRSDNIVRIYGICMTGEGHRSEFLIVMEYCKYGALKNVLGSEKQLPWSKRVQMSLDTARAVYWLHQSQEKARLHCRVNSTSFLVDEDYRVKLAGLELTKTETSIKRNKSAKRDSASEIPYLSPQQLNEVNYQYDEKCEVYSLGIVLWEISSCKTPFEGVNPKDIRTRVYEEKFHEPLPDDCPRDLVELIDECRAFEPFERPSAGAVVDRLLQIQEQCKSA, from the exons ATGGAATACATTCCCAAAATCATTAGCCTGGCCGCAGACATTGACACTCACCTCAGAAAAGTGAAGATGAACAACAGCCAGTGTCAGCGCCTGCATTCTCGGATTGAGATGCTGATGGTGGTGGTGAAAATGATGCAGGACCTGGAGGAACAGGACGTCAGCAAAGTCCTCAAGGAATTGAAAATTACATTGCAAAATGCGGAGGATCTGGTGAAGAGCTTCACCAGCTGGAGGAGCATCAAGAAGCTTGTGAGAGCTTCCAACGCCCTTGAGAAATTTCAATACATCAACGACCGTCTGAATGATTCGGCCCAGCAGCTGATGCTGGTCCTAACTGTCAGCTTCTCTCGAACTTTTAAAGAGGAAAACCGGAAACTGGAGGACAAGCGGGATCAAGAAGAGGATGAGAAATCTCTGAATCAAGTCAAAGCAGCAAATCAAG ATCTGCACGATGAATGTGACAACTCAGCAAATCCACTAATCCAGAAGAGGCTGGAAGAGGTAGCAGCAGACATTAGGGAGATCAAGACCATAATGGTATCCA ATAAAAAGGCAGCCTCCTCTTCACAACAGTATAGGATCCGGGAGATTAACATGACGGAGTTGCAAAAGGACAGTAACCCTTTCCTGATTACTGACACTTCCAAGTATTACAAGGGAGTGTTCTTGAAACAGTCCGTTGCAATTAAACGCTTTATTAGTGAGTCTGCCAATATAAA CAACGTCCAGAAGGTTTTCATGAGAGAAGCTGAAACTATGAATCAGTTCAGATCAGACAACATCGTACGTATTTATGGAATCTGTATGACTGGTGAAG GCCACAGGTCCGAGTTTTTGATCGTAATGGAGTACTGCAAATACGGGGCCTTGAAGAATGTATTGGGCAGCGAGAAGCAACTCCCTTGGTCAAAACGGGTTCAAATGTCACTGGACACTGCCAGAGCTGTTTACTG GCTGCATCAGTCTCAAGAGAAAGCCaggcttcattgccgtgttaacagCACAAGCTTCCTAGTTGATGAAGATTATCGAGTAAAg TTAGCAGGACTGGAGCTAACAAAGACTGAAACTTCAATCAAACGTAACAAGTCAGCAAAGAGAGACTCAGCATCAGAAATCCCATATCTCTCACCACAGCAGCTCAATGAGGTGAATTACCAGTAtgatgagaaatgtgaagtgtacAG CCTCGGGATTGTCCTGTGGGAAATCAGCAGCTGTAAAACACCATTTGAAG GTGTTAATCCCAAGGACATTCGCACACGGGTTTATGAGGAAAAGTTCCATGAGCCATTGCCGGATGACTGTCCTCGAGACCTGGTTGAGCTGATTGATGAGTGCCGTGCCTTTGAGCCATTTGAACGCCCATCAGCTGGAG CTGTGGTCGATCGACTTCTGCAGATCCAGGAAC